A stretch of the Bacillus sp. FJAT-18017 genome encodes the following:
- a CDS encoding Gfo/Idh/MocA family protein, translated as MAKIKVGIIGVGGIGERVLTQFQAHPEIEVRGIFDTNNSRLQEISAGFSITAAGHYRELLDDPAINLIYIAVPPKFHNQFVLEALEYGKNVLCEKPLASTVAEAAEMLHAAEAKGLLHAVNFPSVFAPGFIELERLVNQGFLGALRRIELHCHFQEWPRYWQKNSWISSREQGGFVREVFPHFIQMIQQLFGDICDVTASLELPKDPDLCETGIIASGRMANGIPILLNGLTGIGMKEKLRFDLYGSEGTLSLLNWSELWASRINEPQTKLEVAGSGHYSAFMDELVQAFDAKSSRLVTFKQGYEVQKVLDTLLNKS; from the coding sequence GTGGCAAAGATTAAGGTCGGCATCATTGGAGTGGGCGGGATTGGTGAGCGTGTACTCACTCAATTCCAAGCCCATCCTGAAATCGAGGTAAGAGGCATTTTTGACACGAACAATAGCAGGCTTCAAGAAATTTCTGCAGGCTTTTCAATCACTGCAGCCGGGCATTACAGGGAACTGCTTGACGATCCGGCCATCAATTTAATTTATATAGCAGTTCCACCGAAATTTCACAACCAATTTGTACTCGAGGCCCTCGAGTATGGAAAAAATGTCCTATGTGAAAAACCGCTTGCAAGCACGGTTGCTGAGGCAGCTGAAATGCTTCATGCCGCTGAAGCAAAAGGCCTGCTGCACGCTGTCAACTTTCCTTCCGTTTTCGCTCCCGGCTTTATTGAACTGGAAAGACTGGTCAACCAGGGTTTCCTAGGTGCGCTGCGCCGAATTGAACTTCACTGCCATTTTCAGGAATGGCCAAGATACTGGCAAAAAAACAGCTGGATTTCGTCCCGTGAACAAGGTGGGTTTGTCAGGGAAGTGTTTCCCCATTTTATCCAGATGATTCAGCAGCTGTTCGGAGATATATGTGACGTTACAGCCTCACTCGAACTCCCGAAAGACCCGGATTTGTGCGAAACTGGCATTATAGCCAGCGGACGCATGGCGAACGGAATTCCTATTCTGCTAAATGGCCTCACCGGTATCGGGATGAAAGAGAAACTTCGTTTTGATCTGTACGGCTCAGAAGGCACCCTTTCTCTATTGAATTGGTCAGAACTATGGGCTTCAAGAATAAATGAACCTCAAACAAAACTCGAAGTGGCAGGCTCAGGCCATTATTCCGCTTTTATGGACGAGCTTGTTCAAGCATTTGATGCAAAATCCTCCAGGCTTGTTACATTCAAGCAGGGCTATGAAGTCCAAAAAGTGCTTGATACACTGTTAAATAAAAGTTGA
- a CDS encoding VOC family protein, with the protein MGSQVCVIGIYVPDLNKAVDFYSNTLGFQLNKHYGSKIVTLMHEEIPIVLEESEGAAYTRDTNVSGVVLALRTEDIEETLKLLKEKEVELVVDTPADCPPGRYISFRDPFGNVLEYIQFDTLE; encoded by the coding sequence ATGGGCAGCCAAGTTTGTGTTATAGGCATTTATGTGCCGGATTTGAACAAGGCAGTTGATTTTTATTCAAATACGCTGGGGTTCCAATTGAACAAGCATTACGGTTCAAAGATTGTGACACTTATGCACGAGGAAATCCCAATTGTCCTCGAGGAAAGTGAAGGTGCTGCATATACTCGCGATACTAATGTATCTGGAGTAGTGTTAGCATTAAGGACGGAAGATATAGAAGAAACTCTTAAACTTTTAAAAGAAAAAGAAGTAGAACTCGTAGTAGATACGCCTGCAGATTGTCCCCCTGGAAGGTATATTAGCTTTAGAGACCCCTTTGGGAATGTGTTAGAGTACATCCAATTCGATACCTTAGAATAA
- a CDS encoding cytochrome P450, producing the protein MQEGYEFIQNRVKQYGADLFEARILGQKAVCITGEEAVKVFYDPELFQRNGAAPKRIQKSLFGVNAIQTKDGAVHQSRKRLFMSLLSPVGVMELGQLARKRFKEASESWERMERVILFDESAEVLCRVACEWAGVPLKDEEARERANDFNAMVDAFGAVGPRHWKGRRARERSEVWITEVIEKVRNGELMAREGSALSEWAAYLDPDGESLDAKMAAIELINILRPIVAISTFIAYSALAIHDHPECRNKLAAHGEQYREWFVQEVRRFYPFGPFLGARARKDFTWKNYHFTEGQLVLLDIYGTNHDYRLWEFPKDFLPERFRDWDGNLYSFIPQGGGDPARGHRCPGEGVTVEVMKVAVDFLVNEIQYEVPEEQDLSYSLVRMPSRPESGFIITNVRKR; encoded by the coding sequence ATGCAGGAAGGATATGAATTTATCCAAAACCGCGTGAAGCAATATGGAGCCGATTTGTTCGAGGCGCGCATTCTTGGCCAAAAGGCGGTCTGCATAACAGGTGAAGAGGCAGTGAAAGTTTTTTATGATCCTGAACTTTTTCAGAGAAACGGAGCAGCACCGAAGAGAATTCAGAAGTCGTTGTTTGGTGTGAATGCAATCCAAACGAAGGACGGTGCAGTCCATCAAAGCAGAAAACGGTTATTCATGTCACTTTTGTCTCCTGTAGGCGTCATGGAACTTGGGCAGCTTGCCCGGAAACGATTTAAAGAAGCCTCGGAAAGTTGGGAGAGGATGGAGCGGGTCATTCTTTTTGATGAATCCGCAGAAGTTCTTTGCAGGGTTGCTTGTGAATGGGCGGGGGTTCCGTTAAAGGATGAAGAAGCGAGGGAGCGGGCAAATGACTTTAATGCCATGGTTGATGCATTTGGTGCAGTCGGTCCAAGGCATTGGAAAGGCAGAAGGGCCAGGGAACGCAGTGAGGTATGGATTACCGAGGTCATCGAGAAAGTCCGAAACGGAGAACTGATGGCACGAGAGGGCTCAGCTCTGTCTGAATGGGCAGCCTATCTTGACCCTGATGGAGAATCTCTTGATGCAAAAATGGCTGCTATCGAATTAATTAATATCCTTAGACCAATCGTTGCAATTTCAACCTTTATTGCCTACAGTGCACTTGCGATCCACGACCATCCGGAGTGCAGAAATAAACTGGCTGCCCATGGTGAACAATATCGGGAATGGTTTGTTCAGGAAGTACGACGCTTCTACCCGTTTGGGCCATTCCTTGGTGCAAGGGCTCGAAAAGATTTTACCTGGAAAAATTATCATTTTACCGAAGGGCAGCTTGTTCTTCTTGATATTTATGGAACGAATCATGACTACCGGCTTTGGGAATTCCCAAAAGACTTCCTTCCTGAGCGATTCCGGGACTGGGATGGAAATCTCTATTCGTTTATTCCGCAAGGTGGAGGGGATCCTGCCCGAGGCCACCGCTGTCCAGGTGAGGGTGTGACGGTGGAAGTTATGAAAGTGGCTGTCGATTTTCTAGTTAATGAAATCCAGTACGAAGTCCCCGAAGAACAAGATTTGAGCTACAGCCTTGTGCGCATGCCGTCACGGCCGGAAAGTGGGTTTATTATCACTAATGTGAGGAAAAGATAG